In Bythopirellula goksoeyrii, a single window of DNA contains:
- a CDS encoding class I SAM-dependent methyltransferase, whose protein sequence is MSNTFQVHRGNALQLQQRYRQGEWRSRIFCDLVIAEIRNFKNDCRVLDIGCGHGFDFELSFQKEIADEASVLIGIEPDCDIQVSDILADCHRTTLEKAPIEKCSIDVAYSVMVMEHINKPKDFFDTIHKVLRDGGTYWGFTVDRRHYFSTASRILQEIRLKEKYLNWINGSCGIDRYENYPTFYRCNSPRQLRKLTREFSKVDVFSLSRRGDTESCYPALLKPIFQSLDLLIDTFSLPGSLLLVRCQK, encoded by the coding sequence ATGAGCAATACCTTCCAAGTCCATAGAGGCAACGCTTTGCAACTTCAACAGCGTTATCGCCAAGGAGAATGGCGATCGCGTATATTTTGCGACCTTGTCATCGCCGAGATCAGAAATTTTAAAAATGATTGTAGGGTTCTTGATATTGGCTGCGGACATGGCTTTGATTTTGAATTGTCATTTCAGAAAGAGATAGCTGATGAAGCCTCAGTGTTGATTGGCATCGAACCAGATTGCGACATTCAAGTTAGCGATATACTCGCAGACTGTCACCGCACGACGCTGGAAAAAGCACCTATTGAGAAATGTTCGATTGACGTAGCTTATTCGGTAATGGTAATGGAACACATTAACAAACCTAAGGATTTCTTCGACACAATTCATAAAGTGCTACGAGATGGTGGAACCTACTGGGGGTTTACTGTCGATCGACGTCATTACTTTTCTACGGCGTCTCGAATACTTCAGGAAATTCGATTGAAAGAGAAGTATCTCAATTGGATCAATGGCTCTTGCGGAATCGATCGATATGAAAACTATCCAACTTTTTATCGCTGCAATTCGCCTCGACAACTTAGAAAACTTACTCGCGAGTTTTCCAAAGTAGATGTTTTCAGCTTGTCGCGCCGAGGAGACACTGAGTCCTGTTATCCAGCGTTACTAAAACCCATTTTTCAGTCTCTAGACTTGCTTATCGATACATTTAGTCTACCAGGCTCACTTCTCTTGGTTCGGTGTCAGAAATAG
- a CDS encoding IS3 family transposase (programmed frameshift), whose product MTKRRKRHSPEQIVRKLRDADAMLNAGKDLAAVLQALEVSEGTYTRWRSQYGGMKAEEAVRLKKLEDENKRLKQLVADQALDIQMLKVVAGGKLVSPARKREAVVKLQDQFATSERRACRVLGQPRSSQRRRRKPQVDEAALVKRIRELVRQRPRFGYRRITELLKREGWRVNPKRIYRLWRQEDLKVPKRRRKRRSMGSSVNACHCRRAEHPDHVWTWDFIFDRTTSGSALKWLSIVDEYTRECLALKVDRSITSEDVIDTLAELFAMRGVPQHIRSDNGPEFIAQAIRRWTEQLSIETLYIEPGSPWENGYAESFHSRFREELLALEEFESLAAARKLTMAWKEDYNHYRPHSSLGYATPVEFAARCCSSVRATPSLQNSSGITQPLLS is encoded by the exons ATGACGAAACGAAGGAAGCGGCATAGTCCGGAACAGATCGTGCGGAAGCTGCGAGATGCGGATGCGATGCTGAATGCTGGGAAAGACTTGGCCGCGGTATTGCAGGCCTTGGAAGTGAGCGAAGGGACTTACACCCGCTGGCGTAGTCAGTACGGCGGGATGAAGGCGGAAGAGGCAGTCCGACTGAAGAAGCTGGAGGACGAGAACAAACGTCTGAAACAACTGGTTGCCGATCAGGCGTTGGATATCCAGATGTTGAAGGTGGTCGCGG GAGGGAAACTGGTAAGCCCTGCTCGGAAGCGAGAGGCCGTCGTCAAGCTGCAGGACCAGTTTGCGACGTCCGAGCGAAGGGCTTGTCGCGTCCTGGGACAACCACGGTCGAGTCAGCGACGGCGGCGTAAGCCGCAAGTGGATGAAGCAGCGTTGGTAAAACGAATCCGGGAATTGGTGCGCCAGCGTCCCCGATTTGGTTACCGTCGGATAACCGAGTTGTTGAAGCGTGAAGGGTGGCGAGTGAATCCCAAACGGATCTACCGCCTGTGGCGTCAGGAGGACTTAAAAGTGCCGAAAAGGCGAAGAAAGCGGCGTAGTATGGGGTCAAGCGTGAATGCGTGTCACTGTCGTCGGGCAGAGCATCCAGATCACGTCTGGACGTGGGACTTTATCTTTGATCGGACCACTTCGGGCAGCGCGCTGAAGTGGCTGTCCATTGTGGATGAATATACACGGGAGTGTTTAGCGTTGAAGGTAGACCGCAGCATCACCAGCGAGGATGTGATCGACACACTGGCTGAACTGTTTGCGATGCGCGGCGTGCCGCAACATATTCGCTCGGACAACGGGCCAGAGTTCATCGCCCAGGCGATCCGTCGTTGGACTGAGCAATTGAGCATCGAGACGCTCTACATCGAGCCAGGCAGTCCCTGGGAGAACGGCTATGCCGAGAGCTTTCACAGCCGATTTCGAGAGGAGCTACTAGCCCTGGAAGAATTTGAGAGTTTAGCCGCAGCACGGAAGCTGACCATGGCTTGGAAGGAAGATTATAACCATTACCGACCGCACAGCTCGCTGGGGTATGCCACCCCGGTAGAGTTCGCGGCCCGCTGCTGTTCTTCCGTTCGGGCTACGCCCTCACTCCAGAACAGCAGCGGAATTACCCAACCCCTACTCTCATAA
- a CDS encoding glycosyltransferase yields the protein MLDWIELALKIYFCVCIVLIAYTYLFYPAIIWCCARFRVHEQAIDSSLVSSVSLVLVAHREGEKILTKIRNLVRQVNQTGVIGEIIVVLDGIDSHTNEYSKELQGAFQESEVQLVELPCNCGKAVALSEGVKYAQQEILVFADVRQTWDSHALSRLVEAFRDPQVGAVSGDLVLNDSGGGADGVGLYWRYEKWLRLQESQFDSVIGVTGAICAVRRKLFAGIPKGIILDDVYWPMKVIMSGYRVKHEPNAVAFDQLPHSAHDELRRKIRTLCGNFQILTSLPVILLPWKNRTSWQFISHKVLRLAVPWALLGAFISSALIATPLYRCMFFAQVFGYALVVLVMWTGTGSRCRILSAAVAFLLLNYAAWLAFWVWILGREHKCWTTVDYVPSPSETLQENLQH from the coding sequence ATGCTTGATTGGATTGAACTAGCCCTTAAGATTTACTTTTGTGTCTGCATTGTATTGATTGCTTATACGTACTTGTTTTATCCTGCGATAATTTGGTGCTGCGCTCGTTTTCGGGTACACGAGCAGGCAATCGACTCTTCTCTGGTGAGTAGTGTATCGCTGGTCTTGGTTGCACATCGAGAAGGTGAAAAGATACTTACAAAGATCCGTAATCTGGTCCGACAGGTTAACCAAACGGGTGTAATTGGTGAAATCATAGTAGTACTCGATGGAATTGATTCACATACAAATGAATATTCCAAGGAATTACAGGGAGCATTTCAAGAATCCGAAGTACAGCTAGTAGAACTTCCGTGTAATTGTGGCAAGGCTGTAGCACTTTCCGAAGGGGTAAAATACGCACAACAAGAGATATTAGTTTTTGCCGATGTGCGTCAGACGTGGGATAGTCATGCATTATCTCGACTAGTTGAAGCCTTCCGAGACCCTCAAGTTGGTGCCGTGAGTGGAGATCTTGTGCTAAATGATTCTGGGGGTGGTGCTGATGGAGTTGGTCTCTATTGGAGATACGAAAAGTGGCTGCGTCTTCAGGAGTCTCAGTTCGATTCGGTGATTGGAGTTACTGGAGCGATATGCGCAGTGCGTAGAAAGCTCTTCGCGGGCATACCCAAGGGCATTATTTTAGACGATGTGTATTGGCCAATGAAAGTCATAATGTCCGGTTATAGAGTGAAGCACGAGCCAAACGCCGTGGCCTTCGACCAACTCCCCCACAGTGCCCACGATGAGCTTCGCAGAAAAATCCGCACACTTTGCGGCAACTTCCAGATATTAACCAGCCTTCCGGTCATCTTGCTGCCTTGGAAAAACCGTACTAGCTGGCAGTTTATTTCGCACAAAGTTCTGCGGCTTGCTGTCCCCTGGGCCCTGTTGGGAGCCTTCATTTCAAGTGCTTTGATTGCCACGCCTTTATACAGATGTATGTTTTTTGCACAAGTTTTTGGCTACGCTTTGGTAGTATTAGTAATGTGGACCGGCACTGGATCTCGTTGCCGCATCTTATCGGCAGCGGTTGCGTTTCTACTACTCAACTACGCCGCTTGGCTCGCCTTCTGGGTCTGGATACTAGGACGAGAACACAAGTGTTGGACGACTGTCGATTATGTACCTTCCCCAAGCGAAACACTCCAAGAAAATCTACAACATTAA
- a CDS encoding XrtA/PEP-CTERM system amidotransferase yields the protein MCGIAGVFQSDRSKIDTEMLRRMNDSLAHRGPDDSGYHIDNGIGLAHRRLSIIDLSTGKQPIYNENKSVVVVFNGEIYNFRELRSDLKKLGHRFRTLTDTEVIVHAWEEWGEKCVKHLRGMFAFALWDLPQETLFLARDRLGIKPLYYSVLQENSFVFASELKAIRLHKAFRPDINPHAVEEYFAYGYVPDPRTIYSGVKKLPPGHTLRVTRNLSDISPTMYWDVPFKICNKYSSENEVAKELLERLREAVNIRLISDVPLGAFLSGGVDSSAIVSLMAELQPDQITTCSIAFEHEEFNESSYSTEVAGQYRTDHHVRQVKVDDFALVNKLAHIYDEPYADSSALPTYRLCEMAREWVTVALSGDGGDENFAGYRDHLMHYNKDRIRRVIPTLFRRFLFGSLGRVYPRLYRAPQYLRARTTFESLALDAVESFARGRMITTPEDRHALFSSRFKSNLQGYDAKEVMCVHAENAPTQHPLSLAQYLDMKVYLPGDILTKVDRASMAHSLEVRVPMLDHLFVEWVSSLPPDLKLRAGISKYILKKAYQSRLSEQILFRPKMGFSIPLSSWLRGPLRNRLKRCVFESRLLETGIFDQETLQTFVLEHLSRRRDHGPLLWALIMFDNFLNVES from the coding sequence ATGTGTGGCATCGCAGGAGTCTTTCAAAGTGATCGTAGCAAGATTGACACCGAAATGCTGCGTCGAATGAATGATTCGCTTGCCCACCGTGGTCCTGATGATTCTGGCTATCACATTGATAACGGCATTGGATTAGCTCACCGTCGGTTGTCGATCATCGATCTGTCAACAGGCAAACAACCAATTTACAATGAAAACAAGTCAGTGGTTGTAGTATTCAACGGAGAAATCTACAATTTCCGAGAACTCCGATCTGATCTCAAAAAATTGGGACATCGCTTCAGAACCTTGACTGATACAGAGGTGATAGTTCATGCTTGGGAAGAATGGGGAGAAAAGTGCGTAAAACACCTTCGAGGAATGTTCGCATTTGCCCTTTGGGATTTGCCTCAAGAAACACTTTTCTTGGCACGAGATCGGCTTGGTATAAAGCCTCTGTATTACAGTGTGCTCCAAGAAAACAGTTTCGTATTTGCTTCTGAGCTCAAAGCGATCCGACTTCATAAAGCTTTTCGTCCCGACATCAACCCACATGCAGTTGAAGAATACTTTGCCTATGGATACGTACCGGATCCGCGCACTATCTATAGTGGTGTAAAGAAACTTCCTCCCGGTCACACACTTCGAGTCACGAGAAACTTGTCTGACATATCCCCTACAATGTACTGGGATGTTCCCTTCAAAATCTGCAATAAATATTCCTCAGAAAATGAAGTGGCTAAAGAACTTCTGGAGCGTCTCCGGGAAGCCGTCAATATTCGGTTAATATCTGATGTACCCTTAGGTGCGTTTCTGTCTGGAGGAGTGGATTCAAGTGCTATTGTTTCCTTGATGGCAGAGTTACAGCCTGACCAAATTACAACTTGTTCTATTGCTTTTGAGCACGAGGAATTCAATGAATCTTCCTATTCCACGGAAGTAGCAGGCCAATATCGCACTGACCATCATGTTCGACAGGTAAAAGTAGATGACTTTGCTCTGGTCAATAAACTTGCTCACATCTACGATGAACCCTACGCCGACAGCTCAGCATTGCCAACGTATCGACTTTGTGAAATGGCAAGAGAATGGGTTACAGTTGCACTTTCTGGCGATGGAGGTGACGAAAACTTTGCAGGTTATCGTGATCACCTAATGCATTACAATAAAGATCGCATTAGAAGAGTCATTCCGACATTATTTCGGCGCTTTTTGTTTGGGAGCCTGGGGCGAGTCTATCCAAGGCTATATCGCGCACCTCAATATTTGCGAGCTCGAACGACTTTTGAAAGCCTAGCTCTCGATGCTGTGGAAAGCTTTGCTCGGGGAAGGATGATTACCACCCCAGAGGATCGACATGCGTTGTTCAGCTCCCGATTCAAGTCGAACCTTCAAGGTTATGATGCAAAAGAAGTGATGTGCGTTCACGCAGAGAATGCTCCAACCCAACATCCGCTCAGCTTGGCGCAATACCTCGACATGAAGGTCTATCTACCTGGTGACATTCTCACGAAGGTTGATCGTGCAAGCATGGCACATTCTTTGGAAGTACGTGTCCCCATGCTAGATCATTTGTTCGTAGAATGGGTTTCGTCACTACCGCCTGACCTAAAGTTGCGGGCAGGGATAAGTAAATATATACTCAAGAAGGCATACCAGTCGCGCCTTTCGGAGCAAATCTTGTTTCGTCCAAAGATGGGTTTTTCCATCCCACTATCCTCTTGGCTGAGAGGCCCATTGCGAAATCGCCTAAAGAGATGCGTTTTCGAATCACGTTTACTCGAAACTGGCATCTTTGATCAAGAAACTCTCCAAACCTTTGTCTTGGAGCATTTAAGTAGACGACGGGATCATGGCCCTCTCTTGTGGGCATTGATCATGTTCGACAATTTCCTCAATGTAGAATCCTAG
- a CDS encoding glycosyltransferase family 4 protein, with product MSSINPSLKVMIIIDTAYIGGPGKGLLQMLKYQRSERYNFVICTFEYRKPKSIEFIDAVRSAGHELRLLPQRYRFDPAALFKAFDIVRTEHIDLVQSHGYKAHVVAFVISMRKRLPWLALTHGWTWENWKVRVYNQLERVLLKQADIAAAVSPPLLKELEKIRGAQLRSRLIPNAVDADEIQGHLGGHAVREEYDIPSDHVLLGVFGRLSPEKGVAEVLVAFHSVYSGVKNVTLLFVGNGKLATPLKSRVAELGLESQVKFAGYQSDMRDFYDAIDILVIPSLSEGLPNVLLEAMSLEVPAVCTRVGAIPDVIRHGETGWLVLPGDSHCLADQLREVILNPELRQKVASSARASLHPRFSPATRAKQFELIYDELLLGNSLAKDNPSE from the coding sequence ATGAGTTCAATTAATCCATCCTTGAAAGTAATGATCATAATTGATACGGCGTATATTGGAGGGCCTGGGAAGGGGCTACTCCAAATGTTAAAGTATCAGCGGTCAGAACGATATAACTTCGTAATTTGCACCTTCGAATATCGTAAGCCAAAAAGCATAGAGTTCATTGATGCGGTACGTTCTGCAGGTCACGAGTTGCGATTGCTGCCCCAAAGATACCGTTTTGACCCTGCCGCGTTGTTCAAAGCGTTTGATATAGTTCGTACCGAACATATAGATTTAGTACAGTCTCACGGTTATAAGGCCCACGTGGTCGCGTTTGTTATTTCGATGCGAAAGCGTCTACCTTGGCTTGCTCTGACGCATGGATGGACTTGGGAAAACTGGAAGGTTCGGGTCTACAATCAGTTGGAACGTGTATTGCTCAAGCAGGCTGACATTGCAGCTGCCGTTTCTCCGCCACTCCTAAAAGAATTGGAAAAGATTCGTGGAGCTCAGCTGCGTTCTAGGCTAATTCCAAATGCAGTGGACGCCGACGAGATTCAAGGTCACCTGGGGGGACATGCAGTTAGAGAGGAATATGACATTCCATCCGACCACGTCCTTCTTGGAGTCTTTGGCCGGTTGAGTCCAGAAAAGGGAGTTGCAGAGGTGCTTGTTGCCTTTCATTCAGTGTACTCAGGAGTGAAGAATGTCACTTTACTTTTCGTTGGCAACGGCAAGTTGGCCACACCTCTGAAAAGTAGAGTGGCAGAGCTGGGACTAGAAAGCCAAGTGAAATTCGCGGGTTACCAAAGCGATATGCGAGACTTTTACGATGCAATCGATATACTCGTAATTCCTTCCCTGTCTGAAGGTCTTCCAAACGTTCTTTTAGAAGCCATGTCTTTGGAAGTACCGGCTGTCTGCACAAGAGTAGGTGCAATTCCGGATGTGATTCGACATGGTGAAACAGGTTGGCTTGTTTTGCCAGGCGATTCTCATTGTTTGGCAGATCAACTTAGAGAAGTTATCTTGAACCCTGAGCTTAGACAGAAAGTCGCTTCTTCTGCACGAGCATCATTGCACCCACGGTTTTCGCCTGCTACCCGAGCCAAACAATTTGAGTTAATCTATGATGAGTTGCTACTTGGCAACTCTCTTGCGAAGGATAATCCTTCCGAGTGA
- a CDS encoding glycosyltransferase: protein MRILSIITVALNEAKNIPRLKQSIDSLVIPDGISVETVLVDNGSQDETVRIACKHGYHVLASAPNLNLASCRNVGIESSSGDWLAFIDADCEIDKDWLLSMEPFLQLDSAILIGWPVRPPSPATWVQRAWQTHWSQKTNLVEMQYDRQVVAHDAYRLICTNNMAFSRAVSDMLGGFDISLHTGEDSDFAIRASNAKVNVLGLPQMGVIHHGEPATLKAFYRQQTWHMNLSAYNTAIQGFKVPRGLNALLFTCLFGVLLLVFAMSITMFCVSTEIIFLPFIFLLPTFLLLLATRTSFRAQKPRQLLPLCVVYFVFGIARLAKVLGIVRTDRSWRVSCKLHSGQGKTNAVDA from the coding sequence ATGCGAATATTAAGTATAATTACTGTTGCGCTAAATGAAGCCAAAAATATTCCGCGATTAAAACAATCTATCGACTCGTTGGTTATACCCGATGGGATTTCTGTCGAGACTGTGCTCGTTGATAATGGTAGTCAAGATGAAACTGTGAGAATTGCCTGCAAGCATGGATATCACGTACTGGCTTCAGCTCCGAATTTAAATCTAGCTTCCTGTCGCAATGTCGGCATAGAGTCTTCGAGCGGGGATTGGCTTGCTTTTATTGACGCTGACTGTGAGATCGACAAAGACTGGCTGCTTTCGATGGAGCCTTTTCTGCAACTCGATTCTGCTATTCTGATCGGATGGCCTGTTAGGCCCCCTTCTCCGGCTACCTGGGTACAAAGAGCGTGGCAAACGCATTGGTCTCAGAAAACGAATCTGGTTGAAATGCAATATGATCGCCAAGTGGTGGCACACGATGCTTATCGATTGATATGCACTAATAACATGGCTTTTTCTCGCGCTGTTTCAGATATGCTCGGAGGCTTCGATATATCATTACACACAGGTGAAGATTCTGATTTTGCTATTCGTGCAAGCAATGCTAAAGTAAATGTACTCGGTCTTCCACAAATGGGAGTTATTCACCACGGAGAGCCTGCTACTCTAAAAGCGTTTTATCGGCAGCAAACATGGCATATGAACTTGTCTGCATATAATACCGCGATCCAGGGGTTCAAGGTCCCCAGGGGACTCAATGCTTTGTTGTTTACATGTCTATTCGGAGTTTTGTTATTAGTATTTGCGATGTCAATTACGATGTTTTGTGTTTCGACGGAAATTATTTTTCTTCCCTTTATTTTTTTATTGCCCACCTTCTTACTACTTCTTGCAACTAGAACTAGTTTTCGAGCACAAAAACCACGCCAATTGCTCCCTCTTTGCGTCGTCTATTTTGTATTCGGCATCGCACGATTGGCGAAGGTTTTAGGGATAGTTCGCACGGATAGAAGCTGGAGAGTGTCCTGTAAACTACATTCAGGACAAGGAAAGACGAATGCTGTTGATGCCTAA
- a CDS encoding glycosyltransferase family 4 protein, which produces MSTDSSESSCPEEVYRSKATICVALYSFDVGGSERLGLDLVKYYAEHGANVVCCATRRGLGPLVSIVKSLRIPYLALDLENRTRFGRALSRFLLMRWLVNHRVTCIHAQHFSVYADVHAPAVAAGIKNRIVTEHTAEPLLNDRKYAKLTARFAHKATSVVAINQVVKDALCHVSGIPASDVLLIENGIDTRRFTPGDIRSSGQIRIVWMGRLHPDKDILTALSAFQEATIATNLELRLFIVGDGQERKKAEKFVDINNLGTKVVFEGELNDPLPILQQADFFLMSSRTEGTPLVILEALSCGLPVVATAVGGIPNTITEEVGLLAPAENPSALARCILILAKDRELRLKMGKKAREIAEFTFSVERMAKTYTKLYANLE; this is translated from the coding sequence ATGTCCACAGATTCGTCTGAAAGTTCCTGCCCAGAAGAAGTATATCGTTCAAAGGCGACAATTTGTGTGGCACTATATTCATTTGATGTTGGTGGTTCTGAACGCCTTGGTTTGGATTTGGTAAAGTACTATGCCGAACATGGTGCCAATGTCGTATGTTGTGCTACGCGAAGAGGGTTGGGGCCACTAGTATCGATAGTAAAAAGTCTTCGGATCCCTTATTTAGCCCTAGATCTGGAGAATCGCACGCGATTTGGTCGAGCTTTATCACGCTTTCTCCTTATGCGATGGTTGGTCAATCATCGGGTGACATGCATACATGCGCAACACTTCAGCGTTTATGCAGACGTACATGCTCCTGCAGTAGCTGCTGGAATCAAAAATCGAATTGTTACTGAACATACTGCCGAACCACTCTTGAATGATCGAAAATATGCCAAATTAACTGCTCGGTTTGCACACAAGGCTACGTCAGTTGTCGCTATCAACCAAGTCGTAAAGGATGCGTTGTGTCATGTGAGTGGAATTCCAGCTAGTGATGTCTTGCTTATCGAAAATGGCATTGACACAAGACGATTTACTCCAGGTGACATTCGTTCATCCGGCCAAATTCGGATTGTCTGGATGGGTCGGTTGCATCCCGATAAAGATATTTTGACTGCACTGAGTGCTTTTCAAGAAGCGACAATTGCTACAAATCTTGAATTGCGGTTGTTCATTGTTGGCGATGGACAGGAACGGAAGAAAGCTGAAAAGTTTGTAGATATAAATAATCTCGGAACAAAAGTCGTTTTTGAGGGCGAGCTAAACGATCCATTACCAATCCTTCAACAAGCCGACTTTTTTCTTATGAGTTCTCGCACAGAAGGTACGCCGCTTGTAATCTTAGAAGCATTAAGCTGCGGTTTACCGGTTGTCGCTACCGCAGTGGGAGGCATTCCCAATACAATAACCGAGGAAGTAGGCCTATTGGCGCCGGCAGAAAATCCAAGTGCTTTGGCTAGGTGCATATTAATCCTTGCAAAAGATCGTGAGTTAAGACTGAAAATGGGTAAGAAAGCAAGAGAAATCGCGGAATTTACTTTCTCTGTCGAACGAATGGCCAAAACATACACCAAGCTCTACGCTAATCTGGAGTAA
- a CDS encoding acyltransferase, whose amino-acid sequence MREAIKSIIYVICKALVSPLAIPVRLLERWDRQENLFQFASQFMSIFPGIPGEYLRRAFYIWVLDCLTPGPTIGFGTIFAQRNTAIGKNVYIGPFCNIGSSAIGDDVLIGSNVSIASPRIHGIDSLDVPIRLQDGKVEKISIGNGSWIGNGAIILSDVGAECVIGAGTVVAKACEQNGIYVGNTARLVRFRSNSKQ is encoded by the coding sequence ATGAGAGAAGCGATTAAGTCAATTATCTACGTCATCTGTAAAGCTCTTGTTAGCCCGCTGGCCATTCCAGTCAGGCTATTGGAAAGATGGGACCGACAGGAAAATCTATTTCAGTTTGCTAGCCAGTTTATGAGCATATTTCCTGGCATCCCAGGAGAATATCTCCGTCGAGCGTTTTATATATGGGTTCTTGATTGCCTCACACCTGGACCTACAATTGGTTTTGGCACAATTTTCGCGCAAAGGAATACTGCTATCGGCAAAAACGTTTACATAGGTCCCTTTTGCAATATTGGATCCTCAGCGATTGGCGACGATGTTCTCATCGGTAGCAATGTCAGCATAGCGAGCCCAAGAATTCATGGAATCGACAGTCTAGACGTGCCTATTCGATTGCAAGATGGCAAAGTAGAGAAGATATCTATCGGAAATGGATCATGGATTGGGAATGGTGCAATCATTCTTAGTGACGTCGGCGCTGAATGCGTTATAGGCGCGGGAACCGTAGTCGCGAAGGCATGTGAGCAGAACGGTATCTATGTCGGAAATACTGCTCGCCTGGTTCGTTTTCGCTCCAATTCTAAACAATGA
- a CDS encoding acyltransferase → MKIRRGEGRFWSMVKQFAKSIVRLHVPVVPLNKPIFSVLYLIHVGIRFLVLNILRVVWFQPLFSSQCVAVGPNFRMEQLVFLQGLGRIIIGSDVHLSGKSNIGFCNSVFERPVLEIGNSTFLGHDCSIYVAQSVHIGRNCLIAGGVIIRDYDGHPLDYLSRRNGMPILKSSIKTVSIGDDVWIGARAVILKGTSIGNRSIVAASSVVTKDVPPDSIVAGNPARIVKKMGASEKTSCHDD, encoded by the coding sequence ATGAAGATCCGCAGAGGAGAAGGTCGTTTCTGGAGTATGGTGAAGCAATTTGCGAAATCCATAGTGCGATTACATGTTCCCGTTGTACCATTGAACAAGCCGATCTTTAGTGTTCTTTATCTTATTCACGTTGGCATCCGGTTTTTAGTTCTCAACATACTTCGAGTGGTATGGTTCCAGCCACTTTTCAGTAGCCAATGCGTGGCCGTTGGACCAAACTTTCGAATGGAGCAGCTTGTATTTCTACAAGGATTAGGACGAATTATCATTGGCTCTGATGTGCACTTATCCGGAAAATCCAACATCGGATTTTGCAATAGCGTTTTTGAACGCCCTGTTCTAGAGATCGGGAACTCTACTTTTTTGGGCCACGATTGTTCAATTTACGTTGCGCAGTCAGTTCATATAGGGCGCAATTGTTTAATCGCAGGTGGAGTAATAATTCGAGATTATGACGGTCACCCTCTCGACTATCTGTCCCGACGAAACGGAATGCCGATTCTCAAATCGTCAATAAAAACCGTATCTATTGGTGATGATGTTTGGATCGGTGCGCGTGCGGTCATACTGAAGGGTACAAGTATAGGCAACCGTTCAATAGTTGCCGCAAGTTCTGTAGTCACGAAAGACGTGCCACCCGATTCTATTGTCGCTGGCAATCCAGCTCGGATTGTCAAAAAGATGGGCGCTAGCGAAAAGACTAGCTGTCATGACGACTGA